CAGACGTGCGCCACCAGTGCCGCCAACTGTGAATGACAGCCGAAAACTGTCCGTGGTGCGGAACGTTCGTGGCGGTCGAGACGGGCGCATTCGGATCGCTCATCGGCTCAGGCTTAGTGCGTGCGTCCGGCGTTGAAAAGCCATACGGCGGCGCACAAGCCGTTTCCCACCCGGTTTGGGAAACGCTAGTCTGGCTTGAAACTCGTGTCTTATGACACTAATACAGTAAGAAACCACGCCGACGGCCTGCCAAGGGAGCCCGTACCACCGATGACCGCGACCGAAACCAAGACCGCCACCGAAAGCGATCTCAAGCTCACTCCGCCCGACCCTGTGCCACAGGTCAGCGTCGATAAGGCCGCAGGGTTGGTCCCCGTGTCCGACGAGAAGAAGTCCAAACTGGAAGAGAAGGTCGACGCGTTCGTCGCCGACCTCGTGGCGGAAGACGCCAATTCGCCCGAATTCGGCCAGAAGGTTGACCAGATCACCAACATGGGTCGCAAGGAAATCATGGCCGCTGCGCAGCAATCGAACCGGTTCCTCGACCGGCCGGTGCGCGCGATGGACAAGGACGAAGGGGTCGGCGCGAATCTTGCCGAGCTGCGCCGGGTGGTCGAAGACCTCGACCCGGGTCGCAAGGGCAAGCTGTCGAAAGGCCGCAAGCTCCTCGGCATCATCCCGTTCGGCAACAAGCTCAACAGCTATTTCCGCAGCTACCAGAGCGCGCAGACGCACATCCAGTCGATCCTCACCAATCTCTCCAGCGGCAAGGACGAGCTGCTGATGGACAACGCCGCGATCGACGTCGAGCGGACCAAGCTGTGGGAAGCGATGGGCAACCTGGAACAGATGGTCCACATCTCCAAGACGCTCGACGAGAAGCTGGAGGAGAAGGCCGCCGAACTCGACGCGACCGACCCGGCAAAGGCCAAGGCGATCCGCGAGACCGCGCTGTTTTACGTCCGCCAGCGCACGCAGGACCTGCTCACGCAGACTGCAGTCAGCGTGCAAGGCTACCTCGCACTCGACCTGGTCAAGAAGAACAACGTCGAGCTGGTGAAGGGCGTTGACCGCGCGAGCACGACCACTGTCGGCGCGTTGCGCACGGCAGTGACAGTCGCCGAAGCGATGACCAACCAGCGGTTGGTGCTCGGCCAGATCACCGCGCTGAACGAGACGACCGCCGGGATCATCGATTCGACCAGCACGATGTTGCGCGACCAGACCGGCAAGATCCACGAACAGGCCGCCAGCAGCACGATCCCGCTCGAGACGCTGCAACGCGCATTCCAGAACATCTACGATACGATGGACGAGGTCGACACGTTCAAGCTGCGTGCGCTCGATTCGATGAAGCAGACGGTCGAGACGCTGTCGAGCGAGGTCGAGAGGTCGAAGGGCTACATCGCCCGCGCCGAAGGGCAGGCCAAGGCGCAGGCGAGCGTCGGCGAATCGAAGCTGCTGTCGGTGGAGAGCTGATGGCCGCCGACAGCACTCACGACAGCGACCGGATCATCGGCGAAGCAAAGCGCTCGCTCGCGGTCCAGCGGCAGGGCGGCACCCACCGCCCGGTCCGCTCGATCGGTCGCGAATCGCAGCGACTCAAGACCAGCCACCTGAAGAAGAAGCTCGGCCGTTTGCTTCTGGCGGTGGCCGGAATCTGGTTTGCCGCGAGCGTGATCGGAGTGATCTGGAACGGGATCGGCTTTTCCGGGCTGATGATCGGTTTCCTCACCACGCTGGCCGCGGTTTACCTGTTTACCCGTTATCCGAAGTTGAAAGTGCCCAAGCGGGCTGACCTCAACCAGGGCGATGCCAAGCAATTGGTCGGGCGCACCGAACTATGGCTCGAAGCGCAGCGCCCGGCCCTGCCTGCACCTGCCGCCGACTTGGTCGGCAAGATCGGCGTCCAGCTCGACGCGCTCGGGCTGCAGCTCGACGGGGTCGACCAGAACCATCCCGCCGCGCGCGAAGTGCGCAGCCTGGTGGGCGAAACGCTGCCCGAAATGGTCGATAGCTATCGCAAGATCCCCGCACACCTGCGGAGCGAAAAGCGCGCCGGTGCAACGCCCGACGAACAACTGACCAAGAGCCTTGGCAAGATCAGCGAAGAGATCGACCACGTCACCCGCCAGCTTGCCGACGGTGCGCTCGACGATCTCGCAGTGCGCACCCGCTACCTCGACTACAAGTACGGCGACCCCGACAGCCCCGTAGCGGAGAGTGCCTGATGCGCGTTGCCATCCCCCACGACCTCGACAACGACACCGTCCGCCAGCGGATGAAGTCCCGCACGCACGAGCTTGCCGACCACCTGCCGGCGGGCGCGGATGTCCACACCAGCTGGCCGAACGACGACCGCATGATCATGACGATCGGCGCGATGGGGCAGGAGGTTACCGGCAACGTCGATCTCGAGCCTGGCAAGCTCGTATTCGAAGTCCAGCTCCCGGCGATGCTTTCGTTTCTCGAGCCGATGATCTCTGGTGCGATCGAAAAGGGCGGCCAGAAGCTGATCGCTCCGCCCGAATGATGCGCGCGGCTGGGGCTTAGTCGGCCATGCCGAGCGGCGATCCCGACGGCGCGGGAATCACAAGCCGCGACCGTGTAATCTATCCCGACAGCGGCCAAACCAAGGGCGACCTCGCCGATTACTACTCGGCGATCGCCCCGCTGATGTTGCCGTTCGCCTCGCGTCGCCCGATCAGCCTCGTACGGTGTCCTGAGGGGCGCGCGAAAAAATGCTTCTACCAGCGACACGACACCGGCGGGTTCGGCCCACATGTTTTCAAGCTGCCGATCGCCGAGAAGGACGGCTCGATCGACGACTATCTCTATGTCGAAGATGCCGCCGGATTGCTGGCCTGCGTGCAGATGGGCACAATCGAGTTCCACGGCTGGTGTGCACTCGGCGACGATGTCGAACATCCTGACCGCATGGTGTTCGATCTCGATCCTGCAGAGGGCCTGGGTTTTGCGGACGTGAAGAATGCCGCGATCGGGATTCGCGACCTTCTCGCATATCTAGGGCTCGAAAGCTTCGCGATGCTGACCGGCGGCAAGGGCGTCCATGTCGTCGTCCCGCTCAACCCGGGACATTCATGGGAGCAGCACAAGTCCTTCGCAAAGGGCCTCGCCGAAGCCCTCGCGCGCGAGGAGCCGGGCCGATTCGTGGCTACGATGAGCAAGGCGAAGCGCAAGGGTCGAATCTTCATCGACTGGCTGCGAAACCAGCGCGGCAATACCGCAGTAATGCCCTATTCCGCCCGTGCCCACGCCAATGCGCCAGTGGCGGCACCGGTCGCATGGGCGGAGCTGGTAGAGACAGCCAGCTCCCACCGGTTTTCGATTTCGGATGCTGGCACCTTGGTTGAACGGGCGCGTAGCAAGCCTCTCGCCGGATGGGGCGTAGCTGACCAAGCCTTGCCGACGGGTTAGCTAAGCCCTTTTGCAATATCCATCCGCCCGGCATCGCCGACCGAACTGCCGCCGTCGACGTCGAGAATTGCGCCGGTGATGTAACTTGCCGCGTCGGAGCTGAGGAACACCGCGGCCTCTGCGATCTCGCCGATTTCGCCCCACCGCTTGGCCGGGATACGGTGCTCGCTCGCGGCGCGCAATTCGGGGTTTGGCGCGAGGCGGGTCATACCCTCCGTCCCGTCGATCGGGCCCGGCGAGATACCGTTGACCCGCACGTCCGGCCCCCATTCGATCGCCAGCGTGCGGATCACCTGATTGACTCCGGCCTTGGCGGCGCAGGCATGGACCTGCAGCGCCATCGCCTGTTCGGCCTGCCCGGCAGTGATCGCGATCAGGCTGGCCGGCTTCGCCAGCAGGTCATGACAAGCCCGGAAAGTGTTGAATGTCCCGAGCAGGTCGATGTCGACCACGGTCTTGAACGCGTTGGATGACATGCCCAGGGCCGGCGCGAGGAAATTACCCGCCGCGCCCGCAATGACGATGTCGAGATCGCCGAATTCGCTTCGTGCCGTCTCCAGCGCGCCGCGAATCGCGCCGAAGTCGCGCACATCGGCGGAAAGACCGATCGCGCCATGTCCGATCTCCCGCGCAGCGTTCGCCGCCTTTTCCGGGTTGCGCCCGCAGACCGCGACCTTTGCGCCCAGTTCGGTGAACCGCTTGGCGATCCCCAGGTTGATGCCACTGGTTCCCCCGGCGACGAAGGCAACCTTGCCTTCGAGCAGGCCATCGCGAAACGGACTCATATCTCTCTCCCCTTGCACGCTTCCGCCTATCGCGTAGCAAGGCGGCGGGAGAGTGCCAATGACAATGGACCCACTGTTCGATTTCACCGGCAAGGTCGCGCTGGTCACCGGCGGCAGTCGCGGGCTCGGGCGCGAGATGGTGCTCGCACTCGCCGAGCGCGGCGCCGACTGCGTAATCGCCAGCCGCAAGATCGAGGTGTGCGAGGCGGTCGCCGATGAAGTGCGCGCCTTGGGTCGCCGGGCGCTTGCGGTCTCCGCGCATTGCGGTCGGTGGGACGATATCGATCGCTTGGTCGAAGCGGCCTATGGCGAGTTCGGCACAATCGATATCGCGATCAACAACGCCGGGATGGGGCCATACAGCCCGAGCCACGAAGTAACCGAAGCGCTGTTCGATTCGGTGCTTAACCTCAATTTCAAGGGTCCCTTCCGGCTTGCCAGCCAAGTCGCCAACCGCATGGCGCAAGGTGACGGGGGAACGATCATCAATATCAGTTCCACCGTAACCCAGCGCGCGTTTCCTGGGGTGGTGCCGTATGGCGGAGCAAAGTCCGCAATCAACCACATGACGGTGAGCCTCGCCCGGGAATACGGGCCCAAGGTGCGGGTCAACGCGATCATCCCGGGCGCGTTCCTGACCGATATTGCCAATGCATGGACCGACGAAGCGCGCGAAGTTCAGCCGGTCGCGCTGGGCCGGCCCGGTAACCCGGAGGAAATCGTCACCGCTGTGTTGATGCTGGCCAGCCCCGCGTCGAGCTATACCAGCGGAGCGCTGCTGCAGGTCGACGGAGGGCCGCGCTGACCCGCCGCCAAGCCTACGTCACATCGATCGCGCGATCAGCATCTTCATGATCTCGTTCGAGCCGCCGAAGATGCGGGTGATGCGGCTGTCGCGGAACATCTTCGCAATCGGGTATTCGTTGATGTAGCCCCAGCCGCCGTGGAACTGGAGGCACTTGTCGACGACTTCGCCCTGGAGTTCGGTGAGCCAGTATTTCGCGATCGAAGCGGTGGTCACGTCGAGCTCGCCGCGCAGCAGCTTGGCGATGCAGTCGTTGAGGAACACCTTGGCCGCGGTGCCGCGGGCCTTGAGGTCGGCGAGCACGAATTGCGTGTTCTGGAAGTCCCAGATCGTCTTGCCGAAGGCCTTGCGCTGTTTGACGTATTCGACCGTCGTATCGAGCGCCTTCTCGATCGTCGCCATCGCGCCGACTGCGATCACCAGCCGTTCTTGCGGCAGCTCGCCCATCAGCTGGTAGAAGCCGCGCCCTTCCTGCCCGCCGAGCACGGCGTCGCTTGGCAAATAAACATCGTCGAAGAACAGCTCGGAGGTGTCGGCCGCGTCCTGCCCGACCTTGTCGAGCTTGCGGCCACGGCGGAAGCCTTCCGCACCGTCAGTCTCCAGGCACATAAGGCTGATGCCCTTGGCACCTTCCTTCGGATCGGTTTTCGCCACAACGATGATGAAGTTCGCCAGCTGGCCGCTGGAAATGAACGTCTTGGCACCGTTCAAGCGATAGCCGTTGCCGTCCTTGATTGCGGTGGTCGAAATGTTCTGCAGGTCGGAGCCTGCCCCCGGCTCGGTCATCGCGATGGCGCTGATGTATTCGCCGGTTACCAGTTTCGGGAGCCACTTCTTCTTCTGCTCCTCGGTCCCGTGGCGCACCACGTATGGCAGGATGATCACGTTGTGCAGCGAGGATGCGAATCCGTCGACGCCCTTCTCCGCCTGCTGGTCGAGCACAACCAGGTCGTGCCGGAAATCGCCGCCATGGCCGCCGTATTCGGTCGGCACGGTCATGCCGAGCAGGCCGGCCCTGCCCGCCTCTTCCCAGAATTCGCGCTCGACCTGCCCATCCTCGCGCCATTTCTCGACTCGCTTTTCAGGGGCGTGCTGTTCGAAGAATTTGCCGACCGCGTCGCGAAAAACCGCGATTTCTTCGTCTTCCATGAAAGCGGGCGGGGGAACGTCGATCACAGGCATTGAGTCTGATCCTCTCTCGTGATTTGTCTTGTCCCCAAGCCTATCCTATCGGTAGCGATCCGCAACGTATTTTCCGCTTACGTCAGCGGAAAGTGCATTCAGGAGGACAAATGGAGCTGATCGGCCCCACTTCGCAGAGCTACATTTCACAGCGTACCCGGCTGCACTACGCCGACTGGGGCAACCAGGATGCGCCGCCGTTGATCCTGCTTCACGGTGGGCGCGACCATTGCCGCAACTGGGACTGGACCGCCGAAGCATTGCGACACGACTGGCACGTGATCTGCCCCGACCTGCGCGGCCACGGTGACAGCGAATGGAACAACAACGGTCACTACCCGATCATGGGCTACGTCTACGACCTCGCCCAGTTGGTCCACCAGTTGCAACTCGCCCCGGTCACCATCGTTGCCCACTCGCTCGGCGGAAACATTTCGATTCGCTACACCGGGCTCTATCCCGAAAACGTGCGCAAGCTGGTGGCGATCGAAGGCCTCGGGCCGAGCCCGAAAATGCAGGCAGAACGTCGCGAGACGCCGTTCCACGAGCATTGGCTCACCTGGATCGACAAGAAGCGCCAGGCAAGCAGCCGCCAACCCAAACGCTACGCGACGTTCGAAGACGCGTTAGAGCGGATGCACGAGGCCAACAGCTATCTCTCGCGCGAGCAGGCCCAGCACCTCACTTCGCATGCCGTTATGCGCAACGAAGACGGTACCTTCAGCTGGAAGTTCGACCCTCACCTCCATGCCTGGCCGCTCGACGATGTCTCGCAGCGGGGGCTGGAAGAGCTGTGGGGCCGGATCACCTGCCCCACCCGGTTCATCTACGGGGCCGACTCGTGGGCTTCGAACCCGGCGAAGGACGGGCGGATGGAGCATTTCGGCGACAATGTGACCGTCACCGAATACGACCGCGCGGGCCACTGGGTCCACCATGACCGGTTCGCCGATTTCATCGAGGAATTGCGCGCGTTTCTCTAGATCGATCAGCCGCAATAAGCGGTAATGCCGTTGGGGTCAGTCACCGAGATCTTGCCATAGCCAAGATCGACCAGCCGCTTGGCGGCAAAATCGGACAGGATCTTGCCCACGGTGACTCGTGAAACTCCCACAAAGTCGGCCATTTCCTGCTGGGTGATCTCGAGGTCGGGGCCGTCACTCGTCGCAAGATCGGCCAGCACCCGGGCGATGCGAACCTGCGCGGACAGGCTGTAGTCGCTCTCGATCCGGTCGAGCGCAGTGCGCATCTTGTGCGCCATCGAGGCGAGCATCCAGCGGGCGAAACGCGGTTCGTTTGCCAGCAGCCGATCGATCTGCGGCAGGTCGATCCACACCAGTTCGACCGCGTCTTCGGCGATTGCGTTGACCTGCTGCGGCAGGTGCGTGAGACACGCCAGTTCTCCCACGAGGTCGCCCTTGCCGAGAACGCCGTAGAGGATCCGCTCGCCATCGCGGCCGAACCGGCAGGCCATCAGGTGCCCGCTTTCGATCAGCCAGAAGCCGGTCGGCTGATCGCCGCGATGGAGCACTTGCGATCCGGCGGCAAAGCTGTGCCTGCGTCCCACTGAAACCAGCAGCGCGAAGATATCCCCTTCGGCACGGGTGGGCCCGATTTCGGAGAAATGATAAGTCCTTTGCATTCTTTCGCGTCATGCGCGCATAGAATGCGTTGCACAAGAGCAATCGATTCGCCTCGATTCGGGAGAGATTTGACGATGACCGACCTGCTGGAAAAGACCGCCGCCTTCCACACGATGTCCGAAGGGACGCAGGAAGACTGGGACATCATCATGACCCACATGAAGCCGTTCGCGCAAAGCGGCGGCAAGCGCGTGCTCGACCACTTGCGGCTGCTCGAAGGCGATTGCGGCGGGTTCGCAGTCGATCGGCTGACCCACTGCCTGCAGACCGCCACCCGCGCATACCGCGACGGGCGCGACGAGGACTATGTCGTGATGGCGCTGCTCCACGACATCGGCGACACGCTGGGCGCCTACAACCACGCCGATATCGCCGCAGCGATCCTCGAGCCGTTCCTGTCCGAAGAACTGCACTGGATCGTGAAGCATCATGCGATTTTCCAGGGCAGCAACTTCTTCCACTTCATCGGGCTGGATCCCGACATGCGCGAGAAATATGCCGACTCGCCCTATTACGAGGCGACCAAGGAATTCATCGAGAAGTACGATTGCCCGGCATTCGACCCGGACTACGAAAGCGAACCGCTCGAGTTCTTCGAGCCGATGGTGATGCGGCTGTTCGAACGGCCGCGCGCCAGCGTGTACAAGCGAGCAATGGACTGAGCCGAGGAGTAAAGAGAGATGGCCACCGTAATCGACATGAAGACCAAGGCTGACGACAGCCACATCCGCGGCTCGGTCAGCGACGAGGAATGGCAGGTCCGCGTCGATCTTGCCGCCGCCTATCGCCTGGTGGCGCTGTATGGCTGGGACGACCTGATCTTCACTCACCTTTCCGCCCGCGTGCCCGGGCCGGAGCATCACTTCCTGATCAACCCGTACGACATGATGTTCGAAGAGATCACTGCGTCTTCGCTGGTCAAGATCGACGTCGAAGGCCAGCCGGTGCTGCCCACCGCACATCCGGTCAACCCTGCGGGTTTCACGATCCATTCGGCGCTGCACATGAACTGCGAGGATGCCTATTCGGTGATGCACCTGCACACTCCGGCCGGGCAGGCGGTGAGCGCGATGGCAGACGGCCTGCTGCCGCACACCCAGACCTCGATGATCGCCGGTTCGGACATCGCCTATCACGAGTACGAAGGCATCGCGACCGACCTCGAGGAGCGCGAACGACTGATCGAGGACATGGGCGACAAGCACGTGATGATCCTGCGCAACCATGGCACGCTGACGATCGGCAAGACCGTGGCGGAATGCTTCCTGCGGCTCTATTTCCTCGAGCGTGCGTGCGATGCACAGGTGAAGATGCTCTCCGCCGGGCGCGACGGGCTCAACAACCCGCCGCAGGGCACGCCGGAAAAGGTCAAGGCGCAGACCAAGCCCGAAGGTATGGGCATGATCGCCAACGGCCTCGCGTGGCCTGCGCTGCTGCGCAAGCTCGACCGGATCGACCCAAGCTTCCGCAACTGATCGGGCGAATGGATGGGGCGGGCCTCGCAGCCTGCCCCGCCACCGTCAGATCGAGCGCGAAATCACTTCCTTCATGATTTCGTTGGTTCCGCCGAAGATGCGGGTCACCCGCGCATCGCGCCACAGGCGGGCGACGAGGTATTCGTTCATGTAGCCCGCGCCGCCGTGGAGCTGGAGCGCGGCATCGCAGATCCGGCCCTGCATATCGGTGTGCCACAGCTTGGCCGAGCTCGCCTCGGCGGTAGTCAGTTCCCCGGCCAGGTGGCGGGTCAGTGCCCAGTCGATATGCGCCCAGCCGACCTGCAGCTGCGCGGCGAGGTCCGCCAGCGTGAACTTGGTGTTCTGGAATTCGAACACGCTCTGGCCGAACGCCTTGCGATCCTTGGTGAAGGCGACCGCTTCGTCGAACGCGCGTTGGGCACTGGCCTGCGCGCTGATGGCGATCGAGAGGCGCTCCTGCGGCAATTCCTCCATCAGATGGATGAACCCGCGCCCTTCCTGCCCGAGCAGGTTCTCCACCGGGACGCGCACGTCTTCGAAGAACAGCTCGCTGGTGTCGGCCGAATGCTGGCCGACCTTGTCGAGATTGCGGCCCTTCTGGAAACCGGGCGTACCGTCTTCCACCAGGATCAGGCTGGTGCCCTTCGCGCCCAGGCTCGGGTCGGTCTTGGCAACCACGATCACCACGTCGCAATTCTGCCCGTTGGTGATGTAGGTCTTGCTGCCGTTGATGATGAAATCGCTGCCGTCGCGCCGGGCGGTGGTGCGCACGCCCTGGAGATCGGACCCGGCGCCAGGTTCGGTCATGGCGATCGCGGTAATGACATCGCCCGAGACCATCCCCGGCAGCCAGCGCTGCCGCTGCTCTTCGCTGCCGAGCCGCTCGAAATAGTTCGCGGTGATATCGTTCTGCAAAGTAAACCCGGCCGACGAGCCGATGTAGCAGACTTCTTCGTTGACTACCGCGCAATAGCCGAAGTCGAGCCCCAGCCCGCCGTTCTCTTCGCTAACCGTGGGGCACAGCATTCCTGCCGCACCGAGTGCCTTCCATGCCTCGCGCGGGACGATGCCTTCGCGCTCGTGCTGTTCGAGGTGCGGGACCATTTCAGCGGCCAGCACCTTGCGAACGGTGTCGCGGAACATCTCGTGGTCTTCGGTAAACGCCGTGCGGCGGGAGGTATCGAGCATCGTTATTTTCCTTGTCAGGCCACGGTTCCGGCATCGCGCAGCGCGGCGCGTCCGGCTTCGTCAAATCCGAGCGATGCGAGGATCGCGTCGGTATCGTCACCCGGCATCGGTGCGGGCTGCGGCGTGGAGTTTGCGGTCTGCGAATAGCGCGGAGCGGGCATCGGCTGCTTGCCGCCGGCCCCATCGAAGAAGGTGCCGCGCGCGACGTTGTGCGGGTGCTGGGCCGCTTCGCTCATCGTCAGCACCGGCGCATAGCACACGTCGGTATGCTCCATCAGCGCATTCCATTCGTCGCGGGTTTTGCTCTTGAACAGCGCGGTAAGCTTGTCCTTGAGGCCGCCCCACTTGGCCCGGTCATGCTGGGCGTCGAATTCGGCGTCGTCAGCCAGCCCCGCGATCCGTCGCAACTCGGCATAGAACTGCGGTTCGATGCTGCCGATCGAGACGAACTTTCCGTCCGCCGTCTCGTAGGTATCGTAGAAATGCGCCCCGGTATCGAGCATGTTCGCCCCAAGCTCTTCCGACCACACGCCCATGTTCTTCATGCCGTGGATCATCGCCATCAGCACTGCGGTGCCATCGGTCATCGCACAGTCGATCACCTGGCCTTGCCCGCCACGCGCAACGTTGAGGAGCGCGCTCGACATGCCGAACGCGAGCATCATCCCGCCGCCACCGAAGTCGCCGATCATGTTGATTGGCGGGGTCGGTTTGCCGCCTGCGCGGCCGAAGTGCGCGAGCGCACCGGCGAGCGCGATGTAGTTGATGTCATGCCCGGCCCATGGCGAATAGGGACCGGTCTGCCCCCACCCCGTCATCCGGCCATAGACCAGCTTCGGGTTGTCCTTCAGCAGTTCATCCGGCCCCAGCCCGAGCCGCTCCATCACGCCGGGGCGAAAGCCCTCGATAATCCCGTCGGCGCTGGCGCACAGCTTGCGGGCGAGCGCGACGCCTTCAGGCGACTTCAAATTGACCGCGATCGACTTGCGCCCACGGGCAAGCACGTCAGCGTTCGATATCGGCTGCGATCCGCCCCGGGTGCCGCTTGCGCGGTCGATGCGGATCACTTCTGCGCCGTGATCTGCCAGCATCATCCCGCAAAAGGGGCCCGGCCCGATCCCGGCGAATTCGACGATCCTGAGGCCGCTGAGGGGGCCCGCCATTTACTTGCCCTTCCAGTTGGGCTTGCGCTTCTCGGCAAAGGCGGCAGCGCCTTCGCGCGCGTCTTCGGAGACGAACACCGGTGCGATCAACCGGGCTTGCCGGTCGTAGCGTTCGTCCATCGGCCAGCCGCGCGATTCCTTTACGATCTGCTTCGACACGCGCACCGCCAGTGGGCCGTTGGCGGCAATCGTATTGGCAAGCGCGATCGCCCCGTCGAGCGCCGCGCCGTCGACCACGCGGTTGATCAAGCCAAGTTCGTAAGCACGCGGCGCGTCGATGAATTCGCCGGTCAGCGCCAGTTCCATCGCGACTCGTTCGGGAATCTGGTCGGGCAGCATCATGACCCCGCCCGCTGCGGCGACGAGGCCGCGCTTGGCTTCGGGAATGCCGAACTTCGCACCGGCATTGGCGACCACCAGGTCGCAGGCGATCATCAGTTCGAGGCCACCGGCCAGCGCATAGCCTTCGACCGCGGCGATCAGCGGTTTCTTGGGCGGCGCCTGCACCACGC
Above is a window of Tsuneonella mangrovi DNA encoding:
- a CDS encoding toxic anion resistance protein, translated to MTATETKTATESDLKLTPPDPVPQVSVDKAAGLVPVSDEKKSKLEEKVDAFVADLVAEDANSPEFGQKVDQITNMGRKEIMAAAQQSNRFLDRPVRAMDKDEGVGANLAELRRVVEDLDPGRKGKLSKGRKLLGIIPFGNKLNSYFRSYQSAQTHIQSILTNLSSGKDELLMDNAAIDVERTKLWEAMGNLEQMVHISKTLDEKLEEKAAELDATDPAKAKAIRETALFYVRQRTQDLLTQTAVSVQGYLALDLVKKNNVELVKGVDRASTTTVGALRTAVTVAEAMTNQRLVLGQITALNETTAGIIDSTSTMLRDQTGKIHEQAASSTIPLETLQRAFQNIYDTMDEVDTFKLRALDSMKQTVETLSSEVERSKGYIARAEGQAKAQASVGESKLLSVES
- a CDS encoding polyhydroxyalkanoic acid system family protein, translating into MRVAIPHDLDNDTVRQRMKSRTHELADHLPAGADVHTSWPNDDRMIMTIGAMGQEVTGNVDLEPGKLVFEVQLPAMLSFLEPMISGAIEKGGQKLIAPPE
- a CDS encoding SDR family oxidoreductase; this encodes MSPFRDGLLEGKVAFVAGGTSGINLGIAKRFTELGAKVAVCGRNPEKAANAAREIGHGAIGLSADVRDFGAIRGALETARSEFGDLDIVIAGAAGNFLAPALGMSSNAFKTVVDIDLLGTFNTFRACHDLLAKPASLIAITAGQAEQAMALQVHACAAKAGVNQVIRTLAIEWGPDVRVNGISPGPIDGTEGMTRLAPNPELRAASEHRIPAKRWGEIGEIAEAAVFLSSDAASYITGAILDVDGGSSVGDAGRMDIAKGLS
- a CDS encoding SDR family NAD(P)-dependent oxidoreductase, with amino-acid sequence MTMDPLFDFTGKVALVTGGSRGLGREMVLALAERGADCVIASRKIEVCEAVADEVRALGRRALAVSAHCGRWDDIDRLVEAAYGEFGTIDIAINNAGMGPYSPSHEVTEALFDSVLNLNFKGPFRLASQVANRMAQGDGGTIINISSTVTQRAFPGVVPYGGAKSAINHMTVSLAREYGPKVRVNAIIPGAFLTDIANAWTDEAREVQPVALGRPGNPEEIVTAVLMLASPASSYTSGALLQVDGGPR
- a CDS encoding acyl-CoA dehydrogenase family protein produces the protein MPVIDVPPPAFMEDEEIAVFRDAVGKFFEQHAPEKRVEKWREDGQVEREFWEEAGRAGLLGMTVPTEYGGHGGDFRHDLVVLDQQAEKGVDGFASSLHNVIILPYVVRHGTEEQKKKWLPKLVTGEYISAIAMTEPGAGSDLQNISTTAIKDGNGYRLNGAKTFISSGQLANFIIVVAKTDPKEGAKGISLMCLETDGAEGFRRGRKLDKVGQDAADTSELFFDDVYLPSDAVLGGQEGRGFYQLMGELPQERLVIAVGAMATIEKALDTTVEYVKQRKAFGKTIWDFQNTQFVLADLKARGTAAKVFLNDCIAKLLRGELDVTTASIAKYWLTELQGEVVDKCLQFHGGWGYINEYPIAKMFRDSRITRIFGGSNEIMKMLIARSM
- a CDS encoding alpha/beta fold hydrolase, with protein sequence MELIGPTSQSYISQRTRLHYADWGNQDAPPLILLHGGRDHCRNWDWTAEALRHDWHVICPDLRGHGDSEWNNNGHYPIMGYVYDLAQLVHQLQLAPVTIVAHSLGGNISIRYTGLYPENVRKLVAIEGLGPSPKMQAERRETPFHEHWLTWIDKKRQASSRQPKRYATFEDALERMHEANSYLSREQAQHLTSHAVMRNEDGTFSWKFDPHLHAWPLDDVSQRGLEELWGRITCPTRFIYGADSWASNPAKDGRMEHFGDNVTVTEYDRAGHWVHHDRFADFIEELRAFL
- a CDS encoding Crp/Fnr family transcriptional regulator, with the translated sequence MQRTYHFSEIGPTRAEGDIFALLVSVGRRHSFAAGSQVLHRGDQPTGFWLIESGHLMACRFGRDGERILYGVLGKGDLVGELACLTHLPQQVNAIAEDAVELVWIDLPQIDRLLANEPRFARWMLASMAHKMRTALDRIESDYSLSAQVRIARVLADLATSDGPDLEITQQEMADFVGVSRVTVGKILSDFAAKRLVDLGYGKISVTDPNGITAYCG
- a CDS encoding HD domain-containing protein, translating into MTDLLEKTAAFHTMSEGTQEDWDIIMTHMKPFAQSGGKRVLDHLRLLEGDCGGFAVDRLTHCLQTATRAYRDGRDEDYVVMALLHDIGDTLGAYNHADIAAAILEPFLSEELHWIVKHHAIFQGSNFFHFIGLDPDMREKYADSPYYEATKEFIEKYDCPAFDPDYESEPLEFFEPMVMRLFERPRASVYKRAMD
- a CDS encoding class II aldolase/adducin family protein, which produces MATVIDMKTKADDSHIRGSVSDEEWQVRVDLAAAYRLVALYGWDDLIFTHLSARVPGPEHHFLINPYDMMFEEITASSLVKIDVEGQPVLPTAHPVNPAGFTIHSALHMNCEDAYSVMHLHTPAGQAVSAMADGLLPHTQTSMIAGSDIAYHEYEGIATDLEERERLIEDMGDKHVMILRNHGTLTIGKTVAECFLRLYFLERACDAQVKMLSAGRDGLNNPPQGTPEKVKAQTKPEGMGMIANGLAWPALLRKLDRIDPSFRN
- a CDS encoding acyl-CoA dehydrogenase family protein, translating into MLDTSRRTAFTEDHEMFRDTVRKVLAAEMVPHLEQHEREGIVPREAWKALGAAGMLCPTVSEENGGLGLDFGYCAVVNEEVCYIGSSAGFTLQNDITANYFERLGSEEQRQRWLPGMVSGDVITAIAMTEPGAGSDLQGVRTTARRDGSDFIINGSKTYITNGQNCDVVIVVAKTDPSLGAKGTSLILVEDGTPGFQKGRNLDKVGQHSADTSELFFEDVRVPVENLLGQEGRGFIHLMEELPQERLSIAISAQASAQRAFDEAVAFTKDRKAFGQSVFEFQNTKFTLADLAAQLQVGWAHIDWALTRHLAGELTTAEASSAKLWHTDMQGRICDAALQLHGGAGYMNEYLVARLWRDARVTRIFGGTNEIMKEVISRSI
- a CDS encoding CaiB/BaiF CoA transferase family protein; this encodes MAGPLSGLRIVEFAGIGPGPFCGMMLADHGAEVIRIDRASGTRGGSQPISNADVLARGRKSIAVNLKSPEGVALARKLCASADGIIEGFRPGVMERLGLGPDELLKDNPKLVYGRMTGWGQTGPYSPWAGHDINYIALAGALAHFGRAGGKPTPPINMIGDFGGGGMMLAFGMSSALLNVARGGQGQVIDCAMTDGTAVLMAMIHGMKNMGVWSEELGANMLDTGAHFYDTYETADGKFVSIGSIEPQFYAELRRIAGLADDAEFDAQHDRAKWGGLKDKLTALFKSKTRDEWNALMEHTDVCYAPVLTMSEAAQHPHNVARGTFFDGAGGKQPMPAPRYSQTANSTPQPAPMPGDDTDAILASLGFDEAGRAALRDAGTVA